TTTggtaataataatactaagatcTAATTTAAAGCTCTGAAAAACTTAAACTTGAAATAATTTGgattaaaagaaatttcagattttttatccAGGGATTTTAGTTTCTAAATAATATACACAGAAAATCATGCTGTATTTGTACACTCATAGTACAGTGGGCAAAATATCCAGAACTATATTCTAAAGTTAtataattccattaaaaaaattacatcataAGTAGCTTCCTTGGCAGTATTGTGGAGGAACATTTATGATGTGAGCATTCATCTCCATGGAAACTAACTGATGCAGAAATCTGACCACTTTCATGTACTGTTGGGTCTCTAGAATACccattaaaaagatttttaaattaaaccaaGTGACTGCTAATAAAatttcttaagaattttaaaagactcCTGTTGtaagtaaatataaagaaattttctTACCAAAACTGATTTATATGCCTTAATTCTATGTACAATATTAAGGCCTTTACAGGTAAATCTCAGGCAAAAAAACCCATGAGATGCAAGATGGGATGCCAGTGACATCAAATGAGGAAGATTCATATCTCCTGACGCTCCATGTGTAAGAATTATTCCATATGTTAAGCTCTTGTTAGGTACCAAACAAACAGCATCTAGTAATTTATTTCcaaaaggtatttttaatttaacctGGAATTCAAGAGAATAAATGGATCAAAAATTACTTCCTTGCCTATTCAGACAACTGAGTAACTATACAGGTTTGTTCTGCGAGACCCATGATTCAAGTCATGGTCTCCAATAAAAAGCAGTGATATTAATAATAAGCTAATATTTAAGAAGTTCTTATTGTGTCAGGTACTCTTATAGGtcctttatatgtattaactcatttaaccttccTAATAATTCTATGAGGCAagtactattatcatctccattttatagaagagaaaactgaggcatagtaGGTTAAGTAATACGCCCAAGGTTATACACACACTAGTTAGGATTCACACTCAGGCAGTCTGCTCCAAAGTCTTTACTCTTAACCACTAATACCATACTGTCTTTCACACTACacactgaaaataagaaaattactcTGGAGCCACAgaactaccccccccccccaaaaaaaaaggaaccctGAAGAtgcaaaacatatgaaaatatgtattACCTCTGTATGACTCATTTTCACTGCTGAATAACAAACTTAAAGTGCATTACATCTGAGAAGCAAAGGACATCTCCCTGAAAAGAAGATTCTGTTGTGAAAGGTGGGTTGGCAGACATGGATATGACACAAGAACTATGAAGGAACACATTCAGTAGCTGAACACATTTAGAATGACTTCTCTAACTGGTGTCTTTACATGtgctttatttaattaattattttcaagGTTCCTACAGGCACTCAGAATTGGTTATAGGGCCAGGTGGGGAGCTGGCCGATGTTACATAAAATAAAGCCAATGTGAGATCTTGACATGGAAGGTTTAAGAAAATTCCTATCAAAGTAGGATGCTGTATCTTGGcgcatatataatattttttcccctaagtaTCTTTATTCTTAACAAACTATCTTCAACTTAATTTCACAGCATCTTTCTATTAACCCCTTTCCTTCATGACTTTTGTTCCCAAGTCTTCCTCCCACCCTGTAACAGAAGTATACACCCACACCCTTTGTCATGCAACTTTGCAGAGCCTCCCATCTGCGCCTGATTGGCTTTGGGCTTggctatgtgacttgctttaaTTACTGAAATATACATAGAAGTTTCAATGTGCCACTTCTCAGCTGAGGCTTGGCAAATTACCAGAAGCCCTGGTGAACTCTCACTCTCAAGCCATGAGAAAAGTATGCTccaggtatttttgttttttcaacctAGATCCCAGAATGAAGACACATGGAGCAGATCTGAACTCAAAACTAAACTCTGGAGTCAAGCCTAGTCCAGCCAAGATTTAAACCACTGAAGAACCATGAAATGTTGACCTGAAGAACCAAGAGCATGAAATGTTGTAAGCTCGTAAGCATTCTTTCCTACTGTAAGAGACCTTTTATTGTTCAGGATATTACCAACATCAGGATCTCCATTATTCATCTAGATTTTCCCcattaacatttattcattcattcactggataacaatattcaaaattcaaaaggtatcAAAATATACAGTGAAAAGTCCCTCATTCCACTTTTGCCTTGCCACCCAGATCCCCCTCCAAAGGCAACCAATATTACCTTCTTGCACATCTTTCcgatattttatttacatatatatatacacacacacacatcctttttctttttataaactgGTGAAACTGGTGATACATTTTTCTGAAACTTCTCTCCCGacttatatatctttttttttcctgaggaagatacgccctgagctaacatctgtgccatcctcctctatttttttgtatgtgggacacctccacagcgtggcaGGTGAGTGGAGCATGTCagtgccagggatccgaacccatgaacccgggccacgggtagaactttaaccactaaacCATGGGGCCAGGGCCCTTAACATATATCTTGATTACTCTTTTCTTCAAACAATGGacttctttcattgttttttatggctgcagAGTATTCCAATGAGGGTGGCacataatttatttcatcaacCATCTATTAATGAACACTGATTCCAATTTGCTAAAACAATATTGCAATGAGTGGCACTGTACTTACATTATTTTCACATATGTGTAGCTATCTCTCTAAGGTAAATTCCTGGAAGAGGAATTACTCTGTCAAAGAGTATATTGAtttgcaattaattttttaagggatacatttcatttttgaataggtaatatatGTACAtggtaaaaatttcaaaagaacaaaaacgtAAATAGTTAAGCCTCCTCACGTTCTTTTCCCCCAGCCACTGAGTTCCTTTCCCTTCCCAGATGCAATCACTGTGATCAGCTGATTGCGTATCTTTCCATACATGGGTGCAAGTGTGTACAAGAATTCTCTTATTTGAGCCTGAATGGTATTAGTCTGGCTGTAAAAATTCTGGGATTTCAGTGGGAGAAGGAGGATGAAGGACTTCAGCCTTCAGTGTCCGTGTTTTCATAAACACTCCCCCATAATTAACTGTGCCTGGGGTCCCCCGGTTCAAAGATCCTGTTTTATCTTCTCAAGAGAATAGCCTCCACTCCTCTGACCGGAGAAAGGCAGTCACCCACCAGTGTGCACTGGGGAAGGAGAGCTAGATATATAATGACTTCTCAAACAGATTTCACCTAAGGCATCTCTATTTAAGCCCTCCACATCCACCCCCAGCACCCTTACCTTCATTGCTAGTTCCCTAGGTGTCCGGGGCTGCCAGTTTCCATGCATTTTGAAGATTCTTTGGTTTATAGAGAATCATTCCACAGTATTCCCTGCTGCTAGTTTACAATTACGCTAAGGTGTGCTAAGACATTTGCTTTCTAGAGCCTAATATTTTATTGCTATCCTTTCCCTTCCCATTCTCTCCATCCTTGTGGGCTTCTgtcttaaaaaaatgcatttcctgTAATTTCAGTGAGATGTCAGAAGTAAAATTAGATACATGTATTCAACCCACTGTCTTAATCTAGAATGCTCTACTATTCCTCAACAACtggttttttggtgttttctcaGGAAAACTCTCCTCCCTTCCAGATTTCACGATGAACAGTCTCTGTTCTTCACAGCTGCTGCACACCTGGCCTACTTCGGGAACAAGAAACTGTTCCAGGATGGAACCCCACCGCGCCTGGTCTGGACGACCGACGTTATCATCTCGGGCTCCAGATTCAGACCGGGAAGGGGTAGAAGCCTGGCTCAGCCCCAACGTCTTCGACCGCAGACGGAGACCCCACCAGCAACCTGACGGAGCCGCCGCTGCGATGGTGCATCGAGCGTCTCAGTGCACTCGGCAGCGTCCCCGTCGTGGGCACTCGAGTGACTTTTAGGACTACGCTCAGAACGCAGTCAGCGGTCACATTTACTCTGAGGGGTCAAAATGCCACGCCCGCAGTCACTCTCGGTGGGAGCAGCGCGCGGGCTGACCCGTTGCATCCCCAGCAGGCCGCTGGAGGTCGCGGGGCACCCCAAACGCTAGGCGTTCACGCCTTCAGGGGGGCGACGATCGGCCAGGGCAGCGACGAGCACCCGGCGCTCAGAGGAGGAACCCGGAGCGGGCCTCCCGGGGGTCTGGGACTCGAAGGCACCCGAGGAGCGTTCTACCAGCTCAACCCGCGCTCGGGCGCCGCGGCTGGCCGGGGGCGTCCCGAGGGCCCGCCGCCGAAGCCGGCTCGCGTCACCCGGCGGCACCCGTCCGGCTCTCCCTGCCCGCCCGCCCCCTCACTCCGGCCTCTGAGTCCCCAGCGGCCGGTGCCCGCGGGCACCGAACCTACGGCGAACGCCTCACCGAGCCGATCAACAGCCCCGAGGGCCACGGCCGCGAGCCCGAAGCACTTCAGGCGGGGCCGCCAGGCGCGCCGGCAGTCCCTCGGAAAGCCGTCCTCCGTGTGGCGGCGCcaaccaccaccgccaccacacTTACCGGGAAAGGAAAGCGGCCAGGAGCACCTAACCGCCCTCACTCCCTTCAGGGAGCAAACTACCACACTCGAAGCGACCGCCTCGACCCAGCCGCCAGCGCGCTCCGCTACTGCGCACGCGCGCGCTAGCCCCGCCCCCGGGCGCACCGGCCGGCGCGCGGGGTCCGCTGGGCGCGGGAGTTTTCCCGCCGCTGCCCGCGGCGACCCGGCCGCTTCTGCTCCCCAACGCGCGGGGGGCTGAGGAGCTGGCGCCAGTTGCTGTTTCCTCCCCGATCCACTCGGCTCTGGACGCTTTCCCATCCCAGCCGCTCCACTGCAATAGTGCGCAGGTGAAAAACCTGGGGTCCACTctgattgttctctttatctcaCAACCGGCAATCAATGCGTCGATCCTCTTGGCTCTACTTGTAATATATGCCCAATCCAACCACTTCTCATACTTCTGCCAGACGGGTCCAAGCCCCGCTATTATCCTGGCCTGCGTTATTGAAGTCGTGGGCTAAATGGTCTATGTTCCCACGCTTGCCCCCACCTCTTCACCACGTTATCAACACATGGGCCACTTGGACCCTGTTGAAACGTACAGCCACTCAAAACCTTCCAAAGGCTTCCTATCTCCTCATAATCAAAGCCAAAGGCCGTACAGTGTCTGCCAAGGTTTTATATGAGTGGTCCGTCACCTCTTACCTCTCTATTTCCTACTATTCTCCTTCCCCTGGCTCCTTCAGCTCTAGGCACCTGGGCCTCTTTGCTATCCTCACACCCAAACCCACCAGACATGCCCCCACTACCAGGCTTTTGTCCTGGCAGTTGCCTCCTCTTGGAGAGATCCCAGTGGCTAGCCCTGCATCTCCTGGAATCTTCACTCACATGTCATTTTCTCAGCAAGGTCTTCCCTAATCACCTCACCCACACTTCCTATCCTTCTACTCTGGACGCTAAGGTACTATGAACGTGTCTGCTCCCTGGACTGTAAACTCCCCACGAAGGCAGGggtttttattattgttcttttcCCTGAATCTCCTGTGTATAGAATAATGCCTGCAAatcaatattttttgaataaatcaaTCTTCCCTAAGCCCAGTGCAGTTGGTAACTGCCATCTTTTCTGTCATAGCGCATTTAAGGAAGTAAAATCCAGAAAACCAGTGTTATTTATCTCAAGCTTTTTCCTGAATTACAAAGTGCTAATTAACATTTCTTGTCTCCTAATTTTCTAGCTATGCTTTTTAGAACAGCTTTATTTACATGCCATAAAATCCACTCACTTTAAGAgcacaattcaatgattttcagtaaatttaccaccgtttgcaaccatcaccatcatctaaTTTAAGAACATTtgcatcaccccaaaaagaaacctgtgCCCATTTGCAGTTACTCCCTGTTCTTACCCTTAACCTCAGgaaaccactaacctactttctatctctatagatttgccttttctgggcatttcatagAAATGAAGTCATGCAATATGCTGTCTTTTCtgtctagtttctttcacttagaatagttttcaagattcatccatgttgaagcaTGTGATACTACTTTGTTCCTTGTTGtaactcattttttttattgctgaataatattagATTTTATGGATAAACCACATTGAGAAATGTACCTCCATTTATGGATAAACCACATTGAGAAATGTACCTCCAGAAGCCAGAAAAGGTAAGTAAATGCATTCTCCCCTTAGGGCctccagaagaaaccagccctatCAATATCTTATTATCCCAGTAGCACTGATTTCAGACTCTAACTTTGAGAACCATAAGAGCATAAATTcgtggtgttttatttttatttttgtttttttaaatgcatttgataatttttttttcagggaaggattcaccctgagctaacatctgttgctcatcttccttttttttccccccctctccaaagccccagtgcatggttgtctattctagttgtacgtccttctagttctacatgagccaccaccacagcatggctactgacagatgggtggtggtgGTTCTGAGACCAGGAtatgaaccctggctgctgaagtggtgaaggcaccaaactttaaccactaggctatgagGGCTGGCTCTTGGGTTGGTTTAAACTACTAAATTTGTGGTAGCTTGTCACCTCAGCAGTAGGAAACCAGTACAAAACTTTGTGGAAACCAAAACTTGAATTTTACGTAAGTTTCCTATATCttgaaatattattattcttttggtcttttcaaccatttaaaaaatgttaaaatcacTCCTAGCTTGCAGGCTGTACAAAAAAAGGTGGTAGGTCATGTTTGGCCTGTGGGCTATAGTTTCATGTATCCTAAATTAACTATTAGTACAATTAATCCATCCATGGATTAAAGTAATAATATATAGTGACCATAGAGTTTTTATAATGTTTCAGAGTTGGAATACTATTACTGTAATTCATTGTGGATTAATGCaactaaaacaaagcaaaataaaacatgaatatttacatagatgtctaaaaagcatttaataaaatttaatgccCTTTCTTCTTAATAAGTtagtatttgaaaatttaattttttaaattattttttttagaaaatttaatattttgatagtGGTTGTTTATCATAAACTATAGCAAACATTTTGCTTAATAGTGAAAAATCAATAACATCTTTGATCACCCAATCTAAGGTAGCCACCACCATCCACCCCTCTTTCTCTATGTAATACTGTTTTTAATGATCAAATCcataattatcttatttttttacttttttatttttattcttcttccagAAGAGACAGTGACTATTCACTGCTATATTCCCAGAGCCTAgtacaatgtctggcacatattgggtactcaataaatacttgttgaacaaATTCCCATTCATGATGGTTTATTTTATGCGTCAACTTGGTTGGGCCAGGGTGCCCAGATATGTGGTCACACATTACTCTGGATGTTTCTGTAAGGGTATTGTTGGATGAGAttgacatttaaatcagtggactttgagtaaagcagattgccctccataatgtgggtgggacTCATTTAATcaattgaaggcctgaatagaacaaaagactgacctcctctgtgcaagagggaattctgccagcagacagcCTTCACACTTGAACTGTAACAGGTTTTTCCTGGGTTTCCAGCGTGatggccttcagacttgaaccacagattttggacttgccagcctccttAATAGTGTGAGCAacccttaaaataaatctctctctctatatgcacacacatattggttctgtttttctggagaaccctgactaatacaccattGAAGTCTGAAACAAAAATGCTTGTTATCACAATTATTCAACATTGTGGTAGAAGTCCCAGTCAATGCAATAAGGatagaaaagaaataagattatAAATATAGTAAGAAGATACACTGTCATTTTCAAAGATGATTAGATTTGAGAAAATCAAGTGAGGTTTATCAAATCTGATAAAACAGTACAATAAGTAGTTGGGTACAGAACATAgaaaaaattatagttttcttAAACTCATTAAATAACCAGctagaaaaaaatactattttaaaaagtagcctAAACAAAATAGGAACAAATGTggaaaatacctaagaataaacaAACTGTAAAACATTCAAGATCTTGtatgaaaaaacataaaattttacttaagaACCCAaaagaagacctgaataaatggagatatgCACCACTTTCCtgggaaaacacaaaattataaactttttagTTTCATCAACTGTTCAAATTAATGAAATTTCACttggaattttttgttttacttgcaCATAGCCTAtctattttgggttttttcctgggaaagatttgtcctgagctaacatctgttgccaatcttcctcctcttttttttctcttttcctccccaaagccccagtacatagttgtatattctaattgtaaggCCTTctgttcttctatgtgagctgctgccacagcatggctactgacagatgagtggtgtggttctgtgtccaagaactgaacccagcccgctgaagcagagtgcaccgaactttaaccactaggccatcagggctgcttCTCACTTGGAATTTTTATAGTCCTTGATTTTAAAGTTCAAATTGAAGAATAgatgacaaaaaattaaaagaataattaaaaaaagaatagtaagGAGGGATCTATACTAAGGTATCAAAAGATACTAAAAATTTACAGAATCTTACTTTAAGATAATTtggggagccagcccggtggcaccgTGGTTGAGtgtacacgttccacttcagtggcccagggttcaccagttcggatctcaggtgtggacatggcactgcttggcaagccatgttgtggtagatgtctcacatataaagtagaggaagatggcacggatgttagcttagggccagtcttcctcagcaaaaaagaggaggattggcagcagatgttagctcaggactaatcgtcctcaaaaaaaaaaaggataatctGGGAAATGTTTTTTATATCTCAAAGTGGGAAAATCTTTCTATGCAAGGTGCAAAAccaagaaatcataaaataacaGTTGAAACATCTGATctcataaaaattaagaacttctataCTAAGATAGGCACTGTGAACAAAGACAAGGGACCAAAAAGACTGGGAGACAACATTTCCAACAAACTTAATGGGGTTGATGTCCATAATACATAGAGTTAacacaaatcagtaagaaaaaattttttaaattgaaaagttGATAAAATCCCTGAAAAgtcaaagataataaataaaaaaagatattcaggggccagccccatgaccgagtggttaagttcgtgcgctccgctttgggggcccagggtttcgctggtttggatcctgggtgtggacatggcactgctcatcagaccacgttgaggcggcatcccacatgccacaattagaagtacctgcaactaagatatacaactatgtaccaggggg
Above is a genomic segment from Equus caballus isolate H_3958 breed thoroughbred chromosome 17, TB-T2T, whole genome shotgun sequence containing:
- the LOC111768629 gene encoding collagen alpha-1(I) chain-like, translating into MRKVCSRFHDEQSLFFTAAAHLAYFGNKKLFQDGTPPRLKPGSAPTSSTADGDPTSNLTEPPLRWCIERLSALGSVPVVGTRVTFRTTLRTQSAVTFTLRGQNATPAVTLGGSSARADPLHPQQAAGGRGAPQTLGVHAFRGATIGQGSDEHPALRGGTRSGPPGGLGLEGTRGAFYQLNPRSGAAAGRGRPEGPPPKPARVTRRHPSGSPCPPAPSLRPLSPQRPVPAGTEPTANASPSRSTAPRATAASPKHFRRGRQARRQSLGKPSSVWRRQPPPPPHLPGKESGQEHLTALTPFREQTTTLEATASTQPPARSATAHARASPAPGRTGRRAGSAGRGSFPAAARGDPAASAPQRAGG